CTAAGCACCGTGGACACGTCAAACTTTGTCATGCATGTCCTTTGCACCCTAATAAGTTCGACAATCTCAATTGGATTTCTTATCATCTTATTAGTCCATTTATGCTtggctcatttattaactctaTTATCCTTCCTCAAAGATATGGCAAATAGtgattcttgttttttttttcattaaggATGCAAATAGGTGCCTAATAGTTAATTCTAGATCagcatttagtttattttttctttaacttAATTGGGTGGGGTGAATCTTTAGTTCagttttttagttttacatCGATCCAATAACCTAGAAAATTTAGTTTTGTATTAATCCAATAATctagaaaatacaaaacttgcatctctaatcttcattgatagagaaaaaaatatggaaaaaatcCCCTACTGATGACTGAGTGGAAGCGCGCTCTCTCTCACGCAGTCATACGCATGCAGCAGCAAGGCATGCACCCCACAAAAGGCCAAAGGGGGAACATAAAAATGATTTATCCCCCTGGACCTAGCTAGCTTCTCCTCTCCATCCTACATGTACAGTGCAGCTGCCGCCATGCATGGCCCATGAAGCTATCTATACAAACAAGTCTCGCAGCACGGCCGAGACGGCAGGCCAGTTGCTAGTACTAGCTAGCACAGCAAATGTAGGCGCATGTAGGCAGAGGCCGCAAACCGAGGGGGCTCTCCTCCTGCTGTGCCATGGAATTCCTCGACAAAGAGACAGAGTGGTCAGAGGCAACCGAGAGTGGTGCGCCCCCGGCCCCCCtgccctgctgctgctgcttacCTTTTCTCTAGCTATCCTTCCTCCGCTCCTCTGAATTTGCAGGCCTGATCCAAGAAAAGGGCGGCCGCCCTTCCCTTCCCTAGCCTTGTCTTCCTCTCCTCACATTTCTATTCTCTTTTGCTCCCAGCCCCACCCGGCCTTATCCAAGGTTTTTAATTACGACGCCCGGCGGCATGCATGCAAGCGCGTGCGCTACCTCCGGCCGGCAAAAACTAGCAAATGCCACTAGCTTCTGTAATTTCTGATTTTTCCAGGGGCCGGTGGAATTCTATAATTTCTTaacaaattattattatttgttatcATAATTTAATAGAGCTAACTCTGTTGTTTAATATAACTGATCCCGCGACGTTCTCGGCTGGCTTCGCCCCtaactttttccttttttttgtttttgttctcACCGTTTTGGTTTGTAACGCTGAGATTTTGTAGGAACTCTTTGTAGGCAATTTCTGTGCGAATTCTGCATTTCAAACGGAACGGCACAAAGCAATAGTTCAATATTCCTaacttttaattttttactatCATCAATTTCATGAATGAGAGCATCATGGTCATCATCAGAGGGGATCACTAACAGTTCCTAATTTAACTAGCCTATTATGTATGCATTCAACGATATATATGCACCGATATATCTCTAATTTCAAGCCCACAGATTCAAATCTCTTGTTCACTCCAAGTTGCACCAGAGACCAGAAACCATATGCATCCTGCTGCTGCGGTGGCGCTATAATTCCCTGCTGACCACATGCCTCTGATTTCACAGTCGACACCATCATTCGCAGGCCCGTAGCTTTCCTGCATTTGTCCCTGCCTCCTGCTCAGGCTTTGCCGTACCTTGCCCCTGTATGGCTGGATTAAATTTTTCTAAAGCACTGAAACCCATACTACCTCTTCAGTCTAGTCTGTACAGTACTGCATGGTACTCATTCATTCAGTATCCTCACCCCAACCAATAACACTGTTCACTTGTGCAAGCACTTGCTGTTCCCCCTGGCGTTTCCACTATAAAAAATGCTGGCACTTGCCGTTTCTTTCTTTAGCAGTGCATGCCACTCGCGAGCTATATCATTTGGGTTGATGGGTATTTAGGGGCGTTGCTGAATCTGATGCACATACATACGCACTTACGCAGGTGCTGTTGCTGCTCTGGTGGTGATCATATGGACTCCTTGGAATCATGCGTGCCCCCTGGCTTCAGGTTCCACCCCACCGACGAGGAGCTCGTCGGTTACTACCTCAGGAAGAAGGTGGCCTCCCAGAAGATCGACCTCGACGTCATACGCGACATCGATCTCTACCGCATCGAGCCGTGGGATCTCCAAGGTAACTGCTGACTAGCAATCTTCTGTGACTTTTGGGAATTTCAGCTTCTCAGACATAGGCATAGCATTACTACTTCACTGTTCTTGTGTGAATTGATCTCAATTAATTTTGTATCTGTGTGGGTGTCTGTGAAGAGCATTGCGGGATCGGGTACGAGGAGCAGAACGAGTGGTACTTCTTCAGCTACAAGGACCGCAAGTATCCGACGGGGACACGGACCAACAGGGCGACCATGGCCGGGTTCTGGAAGGCGACAGGGAGGGACAAGGCAGTGCTCGACAAGAGCCGGCTCATCGGCATGAGGAAGACGCTCGTCTTCTACAAGGGCCGGGCGCCCAACGGGCAGAAGACCGACTGGATCATGCACGAGTACCGGCTCGAGACTGACGAGAATGCGCCGCCGCAGGCAAGCTCCCTCGTGATTTCAGTTATCTACATTACCATTTACGACCAGTACAACTTAGATGCCCCGAGTATAATCTTCCTCTTATAATTAATTTCTGCTCAAATCAAGAAAATGCTTGGTACTAGTGAAGAATATTGGGTACAGTTGATACTTTTCCACTTCAAGTTGATTCCTCTAAACTACCAATCAACATATGTCTACTAATAAGTTGGTTGATCCATAATTTTAACTACATCTTGATTTAGCTTATCTGCAACCATCTTGAGTTCTACACCTTCagagtaaaaaaatatgtgATGCAGCAGGGGAGAATATGTTAAAGCTTAATGTCTCAATTACAGAGAACAAGAGATCTCTCTAAAGTAGCCGCACAAATCTGCCAAGTCCAAGATGCGTGCATGTCTAACTCATTCACCACTACTGATGGACCATACAATACATCAGTAGCAAAGCACCACAGCTGCTCACTACTCTAGCTCTCACAAGATAAGTCATAAGTCTCCCTTTTGTGATCGAGACTTGACTCTTGAGACTTCCAAAGAATATATATCGGGTGTTGCTCTCCTGacctcaccactcaccaaaacTTTTCCTATAGAAATGCATGCTCATGCATGTCCTAGTTAGGGTTTCCCGGTGTGAACGGCTTGTACGCGCCATTGTTTACGAGCTGTATGCAACTAGTACTGGTACTCATCAAAGTGCTAGTAATGCTTCATCACTCCACTATCACACACAATGGAGATAGGCATGCAAAGGCAAATAGCTGATTAACTTTTGGTAATTCCTCTTACTACTTTGCAAGTCTCAGTTCACACCTGAAGAGCTAGTGTGTTTATTTGTATGTGTGTGTGCTGCAGGAAGAAGGCTGGGTGGTGTGCCGGGCGTTCAAGAAGAGAACAGCATACCCGGCACGGAGCATGGCGCTGACATGGGACTCCAGCTACTCCTACCGCGAGCCCAACGTTATAGCACAGGAGGCGGCGTTTGTGGATCCCAACGCGGCGTACGCACAGATCAGGCGGCCGTCGAAGAGCGCGCGCTTCAAGCAAGAGGCCGAGCTGGACGGCGCCGCCGCGTTCCTGCAGTACTCCAGCCACTTGGTCGAGCTCCCGCAGCTCGAGAGCCCGTCGGCGCCGCTCGCGCTGAATGCGAGCCAAGCGTCAGCCGAAGAGGAAGACGACGACGCCGGTGGCAGGCGGGGCAAGAAGGCGCGGGCCGACGAGGTGGCCACGGACTGGAGGGAGCTCGACAAGTTCGTCGCGTCACAGCTCAGCACCGCGGAGTGCGGCGGCTTGGAGGCGACGGCCGCCACCGGCGTGGGCTCGCAGCTGGACCACGGTGAGGATGAGATGGCGGCATTGCTGTTCCTCAACAGCGACGGAAGGGAGGAGGCGGAGAGGTGGACAGGGTTGCTCGGCCCGGCCGGCGGGGACGGCGACCTCGGAATCTGTGTGTTGGAGCAATGAATGGCTGCGCGCCGTGCGCATGCACGGTGTGGCGCGTATGCATGCAATGGGATGGTGCGTGGCACATTATATGGTTATAGTTGAAagttccttttctcttttttcttctactCCCTTTGTATGTTTCTCAAATGTGATTGAAACTCTTTATCTGTCTCTGTGCAGAGTCATAAGATGCATTGTATtccgatgttttttttttttttttgttgatgcGACCCTATCATGCATGGCACTTGTGGTTTGTGAATGGTCGTTGAACAACAGTTAGATGTCATATAGATCGACACATGGTACAATGTACATGTTACTACTTACTAGTGGCGCATTTTGAAGGTAACACCACCATGGCACTTGTAACATCCATTTCTCAGAAAACTCGAATTCAGAATCAGTTCAAAAGATTCTCAAATTATTTTCAAAAGTCaaaacattttcttttcttcttagGCTCAATCCACCTTTTTCTCTCAGCCCAGTGCTCAAGGGATCACAGACCTATCGGACTTGCGGAATTCACGATAGTATCCCGGATCACCAACTTCTTCCTGCAATGAGGCAAAGACACAAGCAGTATCCAGATCGGGAGGTCATTGAACCAACACAATCGACTTAatatcatcacgcaagtcatcaaTGAATCGGGTGGTGTAATATAGTGGATCTAGTTGGGAATCATTGGCGGCTAATTGGTTAACGAGTTCAGTGAATTGATCGATGTAATCTTTCACTGAACCCGTTTGACGGATGTGGAACAGGCTCTGAATCAGCACTTCCTATTGATCGCAGCCAAAGCGTGAATAAATCATGGAGCAGAAATCCAACCAAGTGGCATGGCAGACACAATGATTCACGGATTGGAGCCAACGTTTGGCCACGCCGATGAGATGCATCGATGCAACCCTGACCCATATGGTTGGTTCAACGAGTAGAGATCAAAGTAGTTTTCACACCGACTCTGCCAGAGTCTGGGGTGATCGTCGTCGAACTTTGAAAAGTGCATTTTGGGAATCTTGGGAGGGTGGTGGGTGGAGTGGTGGTGTGATGATCTAGTGATGGACTCAATCGGATAACAACCAAatgggtgaggtgaaggtggggAATGGCGAGTACCTGTGACCGGAAGGTGTGAGAGACCGGACATCGGCCCCGTCACATACTCCCGGTGATAGTGGTGGACGCGGTGCCTGATTAGGCCGATTGCGTTGTTGCCAGTAGGTGGGCGCGCGGCCGCAATCTCGGGACTCGCCTAGATGCCAGGGTTGGCTTAGGTGGTGTCGGAGATTGTTCGCTCCATGTGCTTGCACAGAACACCAACCTTCGTGCGCATGCCTTCCAAGGACGCGTCGATCTGCGGTTTCCACTCCTAGATCTCGCTGGTGAGGTCGTCGAGCGCCTTGGCCTTCTCCTACAGCGTGGATTCGACTCCATCGACGTGTTTCGCAACGGAGTCAAAGCGATTGCCGAGGTTCTTCATCTCGGCGAGCAGAGCTGCCATCTGCTCTCTCAGCTTGGTTTGAGGGTCCATGGCGCCGAGCTGCTTCTGGAAGCGAGTGAAATAGGGGTGTGGTTCTGGATGTGCCAGTATAGGTGTCTCTGATACCACATTTGTTAGCAGCAGAAGatgtggagaagaagaagaagaagaagaagcaaggtagaggaggaggaagtgtTCTGGGTTTAGGAAGGAAGTTCACGGCATGTTCGCCCTAGTCTATTACAGCTTGGTTCCCTCAGGTAGCGATCCTCCCATATATAACAACCACACGCACATAGGCCGGCCCAAACATCATGCTGTCACCCACTCCGGCCTGGACACACGTGTGTTCACTTGCGTCGCCCGCTTGGAACGCCTAAGCGTGCTCTCAGCGCGGGTCTTACCATGACTGCTCGTGACACGTCTTGACA
The nucleotide sequence above comes from Phragmites australis chromosome 4, lpPhrAust1.1, whole genome shotgun sequence. Encoded proteins:
- the LOC133914528 gene encoding NAC domain-containing protein 37-like, translated to MDSLESCVPPGFRFHPTDEELVGYYLRKKVASQKIDLDVIRDIDLYRIEPWDLQEHCGIGYEEQNEWYFFSYKDRKYPTGTRTNRATMAGFWKATGRDKAVLDKSRLIGMRKTLVFYKGRAPNGQKTDWIMHEYRLETDENAPPQEEGWVVCRAFKKRTAYPARSMALTWDSSYSYREPNVIAQEAAFVDPNAAYAQIRRPSKSARFKQEAELDGAAAFLQYSSHLVELPQLESPSAPLALNASQASAEEEDDDAGGRRGKKARADEVATDWRELDKFVASQLSTAECGGLEATAATGVGSQLDHGEDEMAALLFLNSDGREEAERWTGLLGPAGGDGDLGICVLEQ